Genomic segment of Vibrio natriegens NBRC 15636 = ATCC 14048 = DSM 759:
GCTTTCGCATCTGAGTGTCAGTATCTGTCCAGGGGGCCGCCTTCGCCACCGGTATTCCTTCAGATCTCTACGCATTTCACCGCTACACCTGAAATTCTACCCCCCTCTACAGTACTCTAGTCTGCCAGTTTCAAATGCTATTCCGAGGTTGAGCCCCGGGCTTTCACATCTGACTTAACAAACCACCTGCATGCGCTTTACGCCCAGTAATTCCGATTAACGCTCGCACCCTCCGTATTACCGCGGCTGCTGGCACGGAGTTAGCCGGTGCTTCTTCTGTCGCTAACGTCAAATAATGCAGCTATTAACTACACTACCTTCCTCACGACTGAAAGTGCTTTACAACCCGAAGGCCTTCTTCACACACGCGGCATGGCTGCATCAGGCTTGCGCCCATTGTGCAATATTCCCCACTGCTGCCTCCCGTAGGAGTCTGGACCGTGTCTCAGTTCCAGTGTGGCTGATCATCCTCTCAGACCAGCTAGGGATCGTCGCCTTGGTGAGCCCTTACCTCACCAACTAGCTAATCCCACCTAGGCATATCCTGACGCGAGAGGCCCGAAGGTCCCCCTCTTTGGCCCGTAGGCATCATGCGGTATTAGCCATCGTTTCCAATGGTTATCCCCCACATCAGGGCAATTTCCTAGGCATTACTCACCCGTCCGCCGCTCGACGCCGTTAACGTCCCCCGAAGGTTCAGTTAACTCGTTTCCGCTCGACTTGCATGTGTTAGGCCTGCCGCCAGCGTTCAATCTGAGCCATGATCAAACTCTTCAATTTAAGATTTTGTTCGGCTCAATGAATACTGAACATTACATAAAGTAATGTTTGAATTGACTGTGCTGAATCCGAAGATTCAATGGTCACTTCGTATCATTGAAACCTAATTTGAAACCGAAGTTTCTAATTGGATTATCATCAACGAGTGCCCACACAGATTGATAGGTCTATATTGTTAAAGAGCTTGGCTTTCAGTGCCTTAGCACTTAAGCGAGGTGCGTATAATACGCTTTCCACTTTGAAAGTCAACATAAAATTCTAAAAAACTTTAGAACCCTATGGTGACTTGCTTAAATATTAAGCAAGTGCAAAATAAAAGCCTGGCGATGTCCTACTCTCACATGGGGAAACCCCACACTACCATCGGCGCTATTTTGTTTCACTTCTGAGTTCGGAATGGAAGTCAGGTGGGTCCAAAACGCTATGGTCGCCAAGCAAATTCTTTAATCTGGAAAGCTGTTTTTAATTCTCGTTTTTACACATTCAACGTTCTTACATTGAGTCCATCAAAACCCCTTGGGTGTTGTATGGTTAAGCCTCACGGGCAATTAGTACAGGTTAGCTCAACGCCTCACAACGCTTACACACCCTGCCTATCAACGTCGTAGTCTACGACAACCCTTTAGGATACTTAAAGTATCAGGGAGAACTCATCTCAAGGCTCGCTTCCCGCTTAGATGCTTTCAGCGGTTATCGATCCCGAACTTAGCTACCGGGCAATGCGTCTGGCGACACAACCCGAACACCAGAGGTTCGTCCACTCCGGTCCTCTCGTACTAGGAGCAGCCCCTTTCAATTCTCCAACGCCCACGGCAGATAGGGACCGAACTGTCTCACGACGTTCTAAACCCAGCTCGCGTACCACTTTAAATGGCGAACAGCCATACCCTTGGGACCGACTTCAGCCCCAGGATGTGATGAGCCGACATCGAGGTGCCAAACACCGCCGTCGATATGAACTCTTGGGCGGTATCAGCCTGTTATCCCCGGAGTACCTTTTATCCGTTGAGCGATGGCCCTTCCATTCAGAACCACCGGATCACTATGACCTGCTTTCGCACCTGCTCGAATTGTCATTCTCGCAGTCAAGCGGGCTTATGCCATTGCACTAACCTCACGATGTCCAACCGTGATTAGCCCACCTTCGTGCTCCTCCGTTACGCTTTGGGAGGAGACCGCCCCAGTCAAACTACCCACCAGGCACTGTCCGCAACCCCGATAAGGGGTCAACGTTAGAACATCAACACTACAAGGGTGGTATTTCAAGGACGGCTCCACGAATACTGGCGTACTCGTTTCAAAGCCTCCCACCTATCCTACACATGTAGGGTCAATGTTCAGTGCCAAGCTGTAGTAAAGGTTCACGGGGTCTTTCCGTCTAGCCGCGGGTACACTGCATCTTCACAGCGATTTCAATTTCACTGAGTCTCGGGTGGAGACAGCGTGGCCATCATTACGCCATTCGTGCAGGTCGGAACTTACCCGACAAGGAATTTCGCTACCTTAGGACCGTTATAGTTACGGCCGCCGTTTACCGGGGCTTCGATCAAGAGCTTCGACCGAAGTCTAACCCCATCAATTAACCTTCCGGCACCGGGCAGGCGTCACACCGTATACGTCATCTTACGATTTTGCACAGTGCTGTGTTTTTAATAAACAGTTGCAGCCACCTGGTATCTGCGACTCTCAATAGCTCCATCCGCAAGGGACTTCACCGTCGAGAGCGTACCTTCTCCCGAAGTTACGGTACCATTTTGCCTAGTTCCTTCACCCGAGTTCTCTCAAGCGCCTTGGTATTCTCTACCCGACCACCTGTGTCGGTTTGGGGTACGATTCCTTACAATCTGAAGCTTAGAGGCTTTTCCTGGAAGCATGGCATCAATGACTTCACACCCGTAGGTGCTCGACATCGTGTCTCAGCCTTAGAGAGAGCCGGATTTACCTAACTCTCAAGCCTACGCACTTGAACCTGGACAACCGTCGCCAGGCCCACCTAGCCTTCTCCGTCCCCCCATCGCAATTGTAAGAAGTACGGGAATATTAACCCGTTTCCCATCGACTACGCCTTTCGGCCTCGCCTTAGGGGTCGACTTACCCTGCCCCGATTAACGTTGGACAGGAACCCTTGGTCTTCCGGCGAGGAGGTTTTTCACCCCCTTTATCGTTACTCATGTCAGCATTCGCACTTCTGATACGTCCAGCATGCGTTACCACACACCTTCAACCGCTTACAGAACGCTCCCCTACCCAATACTCAAAGAGTATTGCCGCAGCTTCGGTTTACTACTTAGCCCCGTTACATCTTCCGCGCAGGCCGACTCGACCAGTGAGCTATTACGCTTTCTTTAAATGATGGCTGCTTCTAAGCCAACATCCTGGCTGTCTGAGCCTTCCCACATCGTTTCCCACTTAGTAGTAATTTGGGACCTTAGCTGGCGGTCTGGGTTGTTTCCCTCTCCACGACGGACGTTAGCACCCGCCGTGTGTCTCCCGGATAGTACTTACTGGTATTCGGAGTTTGCAAAGGGTTGGTAAGTCGGGATGACCCCCTAGCCTTAACAGTGCTCTACCCCCAGTAGTATTCGTCCGAGGCGCTACCTAAATAGCTTTCGGGGAGAACCAGCTATCTCCAGGTTTGATTGGCCTTTCACCCCTAGCCACAAGTCATCCGCTAATTTTTCAACATTAGTCGGTTCGGTCCTCCAGTTGATGTTACTCAACCTTCAACCTGCCCATGGCTAGATCACCTGGTTTCGGGTCTATATCCAGAGACTGAACGCCCAGTTAAGACTCGGTTTCCCTACGGCTCCCCTAGATGGTTAACCTTGCCACTGAATATAAGTCGCTGACCCATTATACAAAAGGTACGCAGTCACAGGACAAAGCCTGCTCCTACTGCTTGTACGTACACGGTTTCAGGTTCTATTTCACTCCCCTCACAGGGGTTCTTTTCGCCTTTCCCTCACGGTACTGGTTCACTATCGGTCAGTCAGTAGTATTTAGCCTTGGAGGATGGTCCCCCCATATTCAGACAGGATATCACGTGTCCCGCCCTACTCGATTTCACTGAATATGCGTCGTCAGTTACGGGGCTATCACCCTGTATCGCCAAGCTTTCCAGCTTGTTCACCTAACGCTTATAAAGCTTAAGGGCTAGTCCAATTTCGCTCGCCGCTACTTTCGGAATCTCGGTTGATTTCTTTTCCTCGGGGTACTTAGATGTTTCAGTTCCCCCGGTTCGCCTCCTGCTGCTATGTATTCACAACAGGATACTTACTTATGTAAGTGGGTTTCCCCATTCGGAAATCCCAGACTCAAGTGGCTTTTACTGCCTAATCTGGGCTTATCGCAAGTTAATACGTCCTTCATCGCCTCTGACTGCCAAGGCATCCACCGTGTACGCTTAGTCACTTAACCATACAACCCGAAGGAGTTTCGAATTGATGTTAAACAACCAAAGTTGTCTCTCATTATTTGAATGAGCGAGAGACATTCGATTTTGCCGGACTCAAATTCCAAGAACACTTGAATGTGTTTTTAGTTGTATTCAATTACATGAATACTTTGAGAACTTTACAAGTAATCTTAAAGATTACTTTGTCAGCTTTCCAAATTGTTAAAGAGCTAATCACTTCTAATGAAGTAACCATTTTTAAAAGCACTATCGCTAATGCGCTTAAAGATGGTATCCCGTAGGGGAGTCGAACCCCTGTTACCGCCGTGAAAGGGCGGTGTCCTAGGCCTCTAGACGAACGGGACACTAAGTTGAACATCTTGGGGGATGTTCTATCTCTTAAACTTCATAAACCATATCAATCTGTGTGGACACTCATCGTGAATAATCATCGTATAAGGAGGTGATCCAGCGCCAGGTTCCCCTAGCGCTACCTTGTTACGACTTCACCCCAGTCATGAACCACAAAGTGGTAAGCGTCCCCCCGAAGGTTAAACTACCTACTTCTTTTGCAGCCCACTCCCATGGTGTGACGGGCGGTGTGTACAAGGCCCGGGAACGTATTCACCGTGGCATTCTGATCCACGATTACTAGCGATTCCGACTTCATGGAGTCGAGTTGCAGACTCCAATCCGGACTACGACGCACTTTTTGGGATTCGCTCACTTTCGCAAGTTGGCCGCCCTCTGTATGCGCCATTGTAGCACGTGTGTAGCCCTACTCGTAAGGGCCATGATGACTTGACGTCGTCCCCACCTTCCTCCGGTTTATCACCGGCAGTCTCCCTGGAGTTCCCGACATTACTCGCTGGCAAACAAGGATAAGGGTTGCGCTCGTTGCGGGACTTAACCCAACATTTCACAACACGAGCTGACGACAGCCATGCAGCACCTGTCTCAGAGTTCCCGAAGGCACCAATTCATCTCTGAAAAGTTCTCTGGATGTCAAGAGTAGGTAAGGTTCTTCGCGTTGCATCGAATTAAACCACATGCTCCACCGCTTGTGCGGGCCCCCGTCAATTCATTTGAGTTTTAATCTTGCGACCGTACTCCCCAGGCGGTCTACTTAACGCGTTAGCTCCGAAAGCCACGGCTCAAGGCCACAACCTCCAAGTAGACATCGTTTACGGCGTGGACTACCAGGGTATCTAATCCTGTTTGCTCCCCACGCTTTCGCATCTGAGTGTCAGTATCTGTCCAGGGGGCCGCCTTCGCCACCGGTATTCCTTCAGATCTCTACGCATTTCACCGCTACACCTGAAATTCTACCCCCCTCTACAGTACTCTAGTCTGCCAGTTTCAAATGCTATTCCGAGGTTGAGCCCCGGGCTTTCACATCTGACTTAACAAACCACCTGCATGCGCTTTACGCCCAGTAATTCCGATTAACGCTCGCACCCTCCGTATTACCGCGGCTGCTGGCACGGAGTTAGCCGGTGCTTCTTCTGTCGCTAACGTCAAATAATGCAGCTATTAACTACACTACCTTCCTCACGACTGAAAGTGCTTTACAACCCGAAGGCCTTCTTCACACACGCGGCATGGCTGCATCAGGCTTGCGCCCATTGTGCAATATTCCCCACTGCTGCCTCCCGTAGGAGTCTGGACCGTGTCTCAGTTCCAGTGTGGCTGATCATCCTCTCAGACCAGCTAGGGATCGTCGCCTTGGTGAGCCCTTACCTCACCAACTAGCTAATCCCACCTAGGCATATCCTGACGCGAGAGGCCCGAAGGTCCCCCTCTTTGGCCCGTAGGCATCATGCGGTATTAGCCATCGTTTCCAATGGTTATCCCCCACATCAGGGCAATTTCCTAGGCATTACTCACCCGTCCGCCGCTCGACGCCGTTAACGTCCCCCGAAGGTTCAGTTAACTCGTTTCCGCTCGACTTGCATGTGTTAGGCCTGCCGCCAGCGTTCAATCTGAGCCATGATCAAACTCTTCAATTTAAGATTTTGTTCGGCTCAATGAATACTGAACATTACATAAAGTAATGTTTGAATTGACTGTGCTGAATCTTTCGATTCAATGGTCACTTCGTATCATTGAAACCTAATTTGATACCGAGGTATCTAATTGGATTATCATCAACGAGTGCCCACACAGATTGATAGGTCTATATTGTTAAAGAGCTTTTCTGACTTAACTTGCCGCTTTCGCGTCTCGTTGTCAGGGGTGCGTATCTTACGCTGCCCGGTTTGAGAGTCAAGAAATTTTTCAAATTTCTTTTTCTTCTCTTTCCAACTCGCTGTGTGACTCTCGTCTCACTCCGTGTCGGTGAGGCGGCATTATAGGGAGATGTTTGAAGAGCGCAACTCTTTTTTTAAAAAAAAGATTTAAGCGGTCAGTTATTAATCAAAATGGCGAAATTCGCATATTTCTTCGTCACATTTGAGACATATCACAGCAATTGGTTGGAAAAACACCAACCATATACGTAAGATTCATGTGTCTATTATGTTAATAGGCAAACAATCTCTTTATCACCTATGTGTAGTAATCAAAATGACGTCTAAAAAAAATCTGATTTTATGTGCCGGGTTGGCCGTCATTGGGGGAGTCATCTTCTCTCAATTCGCCGTTTCACCCGTACTGAGCTTTCTTATCGGTGTTGTCGCTACTGCTTTTCTGTTTTCATTTTCTAGCCAGACACCAATTGATCAATCAACCGACTCTGACCCATCAACCAAAACCTTGTATGTGGGAAACCTGCCTTATAAGGCAAATGAAAGTCATGTTCGCGATTTATTTGCGGAATATGGACAAGTCTATGCCGTGCGCTTAATGAAAGATAAACGTACTGGTAAAAGAAGAGGATTTGGATTTGTTGTGATGGCTGCTGCAGATGCTGAACCAGCCATCGCCAAGTTAAATGAAAAGCTATATATGGATCGTACACTTAAAGTGCGTATCGCTAACGATCCGAAACACCCGGAAGGCGATAAATTTGAACAGGAGTAAAACCTAGCTTCGCCAGACACACATTCAGTGCATCTTCTTGCCAAGGAGGTGCACTGGCAAAAATTCGTTTAGTCCCCTCCTCTGTGGTTTCCTTACACTGCTCACTATCTAATAACGTCTTTACTCGACGTGCTATCGCTTTTCCTGAGTCAACTAATGTGACCTCACCATCCAGTGCCTGGTGAATTTCTTCTTTAAGAAGTGGAAAGTGAGTGCAACCTAATACAGCGACATCCACTTTATTGCGGATAGGTTCCAAGATGTCTTTTAGTTCTTCAATGCAAGCCTCTTTCCCACGCAGCTTTTCTTCCGCTATATCGACCAGACGGGTAGAGCCCAATAACTCTACTGGTTTTCCCTGAGCATAATCACGAATCAATTTGTGGGTATATTGTCGAGTAACTGTGGCTGGCGTCGCGATCAGTCCCACGCCTTTAGAAGCAAGTAATGACGCCGGCTTAATAGCAGGGACAACTCCAACAACAGGAATCGCTAGCTTTGCACGTAGTGACGGGAGCACTATCGTACTTGCGGTGTTACACGCGATGACAACAATATCGACCTGATACTCTTCCACTAGCGCGGATACCAGTTGGTTCACACGAGAAATGAGAACGCTTTGTTCAAGCTCTCCGTATGGGTATGCCTGATTGTCGAATAGATATAGGTAGTCCATTTGCGGCAATAGACGATGGATTTCTTTAAATACAGAAAGCCCTCCGACACCGGAGTCAAACACCAAAACCTTTTTCTTATTCGCTACTCGCACGAGTCTTACCTAAGTAATATAAACGTTGCGATCATACTGGCTAGATTTGTTTTGGCAATGCTTTGGCACTGTATCTTTGATGACTAAACCTCTCCCCAGTTTCGACCTCTCGCTTAACCAGTTCTATATGGCCTTGAAATGAAGGGGCAGATGTCACCAAGGTATGAAACTCACCATTTTCTCCACAAGGGTCAATATGACTTGGTAGCGAATCAACCAACGGTTTGTCATACCAACGCCCGCACCAATCTGATGACAAGACTTCTCCATCAGTGGTGATAAGCATCGTTTGAATACCGCGATCAATGATTTCCATCGCCAGCGCTTTGCTGCTCTCCCCTAATAGAGGGAATACACATTCCCAGCCAGCAGATTCTATATAGCTACGTCGATAATCAGCGATACCATTGCAGAACATGTCACCAAAAGCGACAGCTTGTATATTTAATTTACTCTCTGCCAATGCGGTGACAATGGTAGATTGGTAGATGTCATTGCTTGGGAAGACAGCAGGCAACTCAATGGTGATCAATGGAAGGCCAAGTAAGTCAGCCTGCATCTGCACAACTTCAAGAGGAGTTGCTTGAAAGGGAACTTCGTCGTCAACATAAGTTGTGTAGAGTCCAACTACTTCGTAATTTGGGTCTTCTTGCAATCTTTCTAACGTCAAAGTGGAATCTTTACCACTCGACCAACTGATCACGACGCGTTTTGGTGTACTCATGATGCCTCCATACGATTCTTGAAAAGAAAAAACCGCCCGAAGGCGGCTTTCATTCATAACTAAGGTTAGAATTGGTAACCGATGTTTACGTAGTAAGCACGCTCTGCCGCAGGATAACCCAACGCCATTTCATACTCTTCATCAAACAAGTTATCGATACGAGCACTAACCGTGGTTGACTCATTAGGGTAGTAAGTAACTGCTGTATCTACCAGAGAGTAAGAAGGCATGTATACGTCTTGAGATGGCCAAGTGCTGTAATCAACATCTGGGCGCTTACCTACGTATAGATAGCTAATTGACCAATCAACCTTGTCAAAGTTTACAATCGCGTTCCACTTGTACATTTCTTTGGCACGACGTTGCAGCTGATCGCCATTGTCATCTTCTGCATCTTTGTAATCAGCGCTCACTTGATGCTGTACAATACCAGTGTCAAACTCGGCAACTAATTCAACACCTTGAATGTGTGTTTCACCGTCAACATTCAGGTACTTGTATGTCGTCGGATGGTAGTCGATAAGATTGGTGATCTTGTAGTCGTAACCTGTCAGTGACCAGAAAACGCCCTGAACATCACCACTAAAGCTGATTTCCCATGCATCTGACTCTTCTGGCTTAAGATCTTTTTCACCGTAAGTTGGGTCGTATTGCTGATAAAGGTTCGGCGCTTTAAATGCAGTACCAAAAGAGGCTTTAGCGCCAAACTCTGGGACGAACTGGTAACCCGCAGCCAGACTGTAAGTAAACTCACTGCCGTACTCTTCGTTATCATCGATACGGGCACTGCCTTCGAGCATAGCGTTATCAATCGTTGCGGTCGCGATACCAAATAACGCGCCATTGGTGCGATCGAACGTTTTATTTGCGTTCTTATCAACATAAGACTCGTCACGCCAATCAATACCACCAGCAAACGTTGTATTGTTGTTTAGAAGGTAGCTGTTGGTCCACTGCACATTTTGCTGTTCTAGCTCGTCTTCTGTACCTGAGTGCTTACCTGCCGACTGTTGGTAATTCCATGACTTTTGCTTCTGTGCCGTCACTTGTAACTCAGACATCAGATTGTCAGATTGGTATTTGCCGCCAATCGTTGCCGAGAAATCATCTTTCTCTGCTTCGTAGTAGGCGCGACTGCCATAGCTGCTGTCGTACTGGTAAACGTTCTCGTATGCACGGAAGTTACCAAATGCTGACCACTGCTTATCAAAATTATGCACGTAGCCAATCAGACCATTCTTGGTTTCAAAGCCATGACGATCACCATCGTTGATGCCAGCAACCGGGCGAACGTTGTAGCCGTCATCACTTTCAGTTCCCAGTGCAAGATTCAACTGACCATTGTCACCAACTTTGATACCCGATGCGATACTCAGTTCTTGATAATCAAGGCTACCCAGACCTGCGCTCAACTTGGTGCTTTCATCTTCCGCGCGAGCCACGGTAATGATATTGATAACACCACCAAT
This window contains:
- a CDS encoding ATPase — encoded protein: MSTPKRVVISWSSGKDSTLTLERLQEDPNYEVVGLYTTYVDDEVPFQATPLEVVQMQADLLGLPLITIELPAVFPSNDIYQSTIVTALAESKLNIQAVAFGDMFCNGIADYRRSYIESAGWECVFPLLGESSKALAMEIIDRGIQTMLITTDGEVLSSDWCGRWYDKPLVDSLPSHIDPCGENGEFHTLVTSAPSFQGHIELVKREVETGERFSHQRYSAKALPKQI
- the btuB gene encoding TonB-dependent vitamin B12 receptor yields the protein MKKSALAITLASLLSPVSYLQAQETSADETLVVTANRFEQAESNTLADVEVVTREDIDRIQAKTLPDVLRRLTGIQVTQNGGRGQLASLFVRGTSSDQVLVLVDGVRFARAAKGAVDFNQIPLTYVQRIEYVRGARASLYGSEAIGGVINIITVARAEDESTKLSAGLGSLDYQELSIASGIKVGDNGQLNLALGTESDDGYNVRPVAGINDGDRHGFETKNGLIGYVHNFDKQWSAFGNFRAYENVYQYDSSYGSRAYYEAEKDDFSATIGGKYQSDNLMSELQVTAQKQKSWNYQQSAGKHSGTEDELEQQNVQWTNSYLLNNNTTFAGGIDWRDESYVDKNANKTFDRTNGALFGIATATIDNAMLEGSARIDDNEEYGSEFTYSLAAGYQFVPEFGAKASFGTAFKAPNLYQQYDPTYGEKDLKPEESDAWEISFSGDVQGVFWSLTGYDYKITNLIDYHPTTYKYLNVDGETHIQGVELVAEFDTGIVQHQVSADYKDAEDDNGDQLQRRAKEMYKWNAIVNFDKVDWSISYLYVGKRPDVDYSTWPSQDVYMPSYSLVDTAVTYYPNESTTVSARIDNLFDEEYEMALGYPAAERAYYVNIGYQF
- a CDS encoding RNA recognition motif domain-containing protein; this translates as MTSKKNLILCAGLAVIGGVIFSQFAVSPVLSFLIGVVATAFLFSFSSQTPIDQSTDSDPSTKTLYVGNLPYKANESHVRDLFAEYGQVYAVRLMKDKRTGKRRGFGFVVMAAADAEPAIAKLNEKLYMDRTLKVRIANDPKHPEGDKFEQE
- the murI gene encoding glutamate racemase, which gives rise to MRVANKKKVLVFDSGVGGLSVFKEIHRLLPQMDYLYLFDNQAYPYGELEQSVLISRVNQLVSALVEEYQVDIVVIACNTASTIVLPSLRAKLAIPVVGVVPAIKPASLLASKGVGLIATPATVTRQYTHKLIRDYAQGKPVELLGSTRLVDIAEEKLRGKEACIEELKDILEPIRNKVDVAVLGCTHFPLLKEEIHQALDGEVTLVDSGKAIARRVKTLLDSEQCKETTEEGTKRIFASAPPWQEDALNVCLAKLGFTPVQIYRLPGVSDR